The sequence TCTACGCCGAATGCGGCGGATTCATGTACCTGATGCGCTCCCTCGCCACGCGTAGCGGCCAGGAATTTCCCATGGCCGGCGTCTTCGACTTCGCCTGCGCCATGGAAAACAGGCATCAGGCCCTGGGCTACCGCGAGGTGGAGCTAACCGCGTCCTGTCCCCTGGGCGAGGCCGGCCTCACCGGACGGGGACATGAATTCCATTATTCGCGCCGAGTGGGTAACGACGTCGCGGCCACCCCGGCATACCGGATCTCCGACCGCACCGGCCGGGCCGTCGAGACTGGCGGCTTTCTCAAGGGCAACTGCCTGGGCTCCTACGTGCACCTGCATTTCGGCTCCAACACGGACTTGGCCGAGCGCTTCGTGACCGCCTGCGCCCCATGACCCTGCGTCACGGCTTCACCACGGGCACGGCGGCGGCAGCGGCGGCCAAGGCCGCCTGTCTGAGCCTGCTGGGCCGGCCCGTTCCGGAATGCATCGACGTGCCCCTGCCCGTGGGCGAGCGCCTGACAATTCCCATCCACGAAATCAGGCCTGACGGCGGCGGCGTCCTGGCCGCCGTGGTCAAGGACGGGGGCGACGATCCGGACGCGACCCACAAGGCCGTGATCCGGGCCTGGGTGGGCCAAAGGGCGGATAAAAATGGCATCGAGCTGCGCGGAGGCTCCGGGGTGGGCCGCGTGACCAAGCCTGGTCTGCCCGTGGCCGTGGGCGAAGCGGCCATCAATCCCGCGCCCCGCGCCCAGATCCTGCAAGCCGTGGCCGAGGCCCTGGACGGACGGGAACTGGATTTGACCGTGGAAATCCGGGTCGATGACGGCGAACGCCTGGCCCAAAAAACCTTCAATCCGCGCCTGGGCATTGTCGGCGGCATTTCCATTCTGGGCACGCGGGGCACGGTCAAGCCCTTCAGCCATGCCGCCTACCAGGCCACCATCAGCCAAAGCCTGGATGTCATGCGGGCCACCGGCCTGGACTGCCCCTGTCTGACCACGGGCGGACGCAGCGAGCGCTTCCTGCGCCAGCTCCATCCCCGAATCTCCGAGACTGCGTGCGTACAGGTTGCCGATTTTTTCGCATTTTCCATGCGAGAGGTCGGGCGGCGCGGGTTTTCGCGTATGCTTTGGGCCGTGTTTTTCGGCAAGCTGGTCAAACAAGCCCAGGGCCGGCCCTCGACCCACGCCCACAAAACCCGCGTGGACCTGGCCGAGCTGGCGGACTGGTGCGCGGCTTGCGGTCTGGACGCGGCGCTGTGCGCACGGGTGGCCAAGGCCAATACTGCCCTGCACGCCCTGGAGGAAATTTCCGGGCATCCGCGTCAGACGGAGCTCTTCGCCCACATCGTGAACCGGGCCACCCAGTTTGCCCGGCACTTCGCCGGGGTGTCCCTGCGGGTCGATTATGTGCTCTTTGACTTTTCCGGCCGCCCGCTCTTTGCCACGGAGGACGCGGCATGATCGACGTCATCGGCCTGGGCCTGGGCCGCGCGCAGCTTACCCCGGACATCCAGGAGCTGATCCACGCGGCCGAACTGGTCGGCGGCGGCCGGCGGCAGCTGGACGCCCTGAACATCGAGCCCCACCGCCGTCTGCCCCTGACCACCGTGGAGGCATTCGCGGCCGTCCTGCGGGACCGGGCTGACCGCCCGGTCTGCGTGGTGGCCGACGGCGATCCGCTGCTCTTTGGCATCGGCGCGACCCTGCTCCACTACTTCGACCGC is a genomic window of Deltaproteobacteria bacterium containing:
- a CDS encoding cobalt-precorrin-5B (C(1))-methyltransferase, with product MTLRHGFTTGTAAAAAAKAACLSLLGRPVPECIDVPLPVGERLTIPIHEIRPDGGGVLAAVVKDGGDDPDATHKAVIRAWVGQRADKNGIELRGGSGVGRVTKPGLPVAVGEAAINPAPRAQILQAVAEALDGRELDLTVEIRVDDGERLAQKTFNPRLGIVGGISILGTRGTVKPFSHAAYQATISQSLDVMRATGLDCPCLTTGGRSERFLRQLHPRISETACVQVADFFAFSMREVGRRGFSRMLWAVFFGKLVKQAQGRPSTHAHKTRVDLAELADWCAACGLDAALCARVAKANTALHALEEISGHPRQTELFAHIVNRATQFARHFAGVSLRVDYVLFDFSGRPLFATEDAA